Proteins from one Mugil cephalus isolate CIBA_MC_2020 chromosome 15, CIBA_Mcephalus_1.1, whole genome shotgun sequence genomic window:
- the zmp:0000001168 gene encoding signal-induced proliferation-associated 1-like protein 2 isoform X3, with product MQSDDLFIRKFRRQNVRPPIAAVNFDHKREASVVEWPPRRDGDGAEADSLTPSRVGLNLRSVGRGHIMQRSNSDVTLGDLDSSGKAGGKAVRAVGEKVGAAQGDSGVLLHREYGSLSSLERQTQAQEPSAHDQGPMSPNALRFKDPFLLLGLHGDPPEPDGFFRGLSSSTGDSPKPAKPPKPEGLSKKSKPVAPQIPQPGPYDNLGGGAWVRNFAHYDVQSILFDLTEAATNRDSIGRKKNITSGASAASQLRPLSQSTPSSPAQGGGGNGGNADDPEQSLLDEGDGNDNELLLSCPHFRNETGGEEQVGLGRSQGRRGLWSSLRTPNDAVSVLEEPRESHVQQQGKSNYFIEHADLGAHYYRKYFYMKEHQNFFGMDDRLGPVAISFRREEKEASSGAQYNYRIIFRTTEMKTLRGSIMEESVPSAARHTTPRGLSPKRLLEFIMPELNLHCLRLASNSPKVRDTLLKLDEQGLNFQRKVGVMYCRAGQSSEEDMYNNESSGPAFEEFLDLLGERVRLKGWEKYRAQLDNRTDSTGTHSLYTRYQDYEIMFHVSTMLPYTANNTQQLLRKRHIGNDIVTIVFQEPGALPFTPKSIRSHFQHVFIIVQVHEPCTDNTYYRIAVTRSKDIPLFGPLFPKGARFPRSLAFRDFLLAKAVNAENAAEKSEKFRSMATRTRQEYLKDLAENYVTTTPIDSSTKFPLLSLGGKRKDKLKGAKGAELHSAGALVWAVMVSNRDESETAELRLPCLLGVSAESVVLIERYTRRVVFNCSCRDVIGWKAVIETKEGGPCLDIFYERGDSVSIAAMESQSEDIREVVQRLELVTRGCEALEVTPLRDGVGQPGFLMNEEGFVTELQRFCYAESGGLQLWARVVRLCGHSLVHLSPEERTRLLRTAHKIHITVIPPDENGKPRRSFSELYQKAIKDAECKPGEDQSGEAWVLDEREEEEEEEEEEQEEVNEAELKMSGVDQPDTVEVQLEAGEGEELSYDKGQNQKDHGSVLLTPPSLPLLRATSLQDQPANQTQEDSAQQITRSISLERQSSFGDASDGHVYDNIRVKAERHIYENVGELRDTTPDLILAVKPKAALEDEQFMGTEFDDDKASASDSSLSSSRLSCDRAERNSRALSLHNSITKILSETTDSTEEEWQSIADLATACRSILEALSREDRKAGDPSQAGADQTDGKLRDSKESDSPGHLEEKVSQLEAMLKKLQDDLQKEKEDKAVLQAEVQSLRQNNQRLQEESQSTVARLIKVTELLCNVNKPC from the exons ATGCAGTCAGATGACCTCTTCATACGGAAGTTTCGCCGTCAGAACGTGCGGCCCCCTATTGCCGCCGTCAACTTTGACCACAAAAGAGAAGCAAGTGTAGTGGAGTGGCCACCCAGGAGGGATGGTGATGGAGCGGAGGCAGACAGTCTCACCCCCAGCCGTGTGGGGCTGAACTTGCGGTCTGTGGGCCGGGGCCACATCATGCAAAGAAGTAACAGCGATGTAACCTTAGGAGACTTGGACTCCTCCGGGAAGGCAGGGGGGAAAGCAGTCCGTGCTGTTGGTGAGAAGGTGGGTGCAGCTCAGGGGGACTCAGGGGTGCTTCTACACAGGGAATATGGCAGCCTGTCGTCACTGGAGAGGCAGACTCAAGCCCAAGAACCGAGCGCACATGACCAGGGGCCCATGAGTCCGAATGCCCTCCGATTCAAAGATCCCTTCCTTCTTTTAGGACTGCACGGTGACCCCCCAGAGCCTGATGGGTTCTTCCGGGGTTTGTCCAGTTCCACAGGGGACTCTCCAAAACCTGCCAAGCCACCAAAACCTGAAGGTCTTAGTAAGAAGTCCAAACCTGTGGCCCCTCAGATCCCTCAACCAGGCCCTTATGACAACCTTGGGGGCGGAGCCTGGGTGAGGAACTTTGCCCACTATGATGTTCAGAGCATCCTGTTTGACCTCACCGAGGCTGCCACAAATAGAGACAGCATTGGACGGAAAAAGAACATCACCTCAGGGGCTTCAGCTGCCTCCCAGCTGCGCCCCCTCTCTCAGTCCACCCCTTCCTCACCTGCACAGGGTGGGGGAGGCAACGGGGGGAATGCAGATGACCCTGAGCAGTCACTGCTGGATGAAGGGGATGGCAATGATAACGAGCTCCTCCTCAGCTGTCCCCATTTCCGCAATGAGACAGGGGGAGAAGAGCAGGTGGGCTTGGGTCGATCCCAGGGCAGGAGGGGACTCTGGTCAAGCCTGCGAACTCCCAACGATGCAGTTTCGGTCCTAGAGGAGCCCAGAGAAAGCCACGTCCAACAGCAGGGCAAGAGCAACTACTTCATAGAGCATGCTGATCTGGGAGCCCATTACTATCGCAAATATTTCTACATGAAAG AACATCAGAATTTCTTTGGAATGGATGATCGACTTGGTCCAGTGGCCATCAGTTTCCGTCGGGAGGAGAAGGAAGCATCCAGCGGAGCTCAGTACAATTACAGAATCATCTTCCGCACCACAGAG ATGAAGACCCTGCGAGGCTCCATCATGGAGGAGTCGGTGCCCTCTGCTGCTCGTCACACAACGCCCAGGGGCTTGTCTCCCAAGAGGCTGCTTGAGTTCATCATGCCTGAACTGAACCTGCACTGCCTTCGCTTGGCCTCCAACTCCCCCAAGGTCAGGGACACCCTGCTCAAGCTGGATGAACAGGGG CTGAACTTCCAGAGAAAGGTTGGCGTGATGTACTGCCGGGCCGGGCAGAGCTCAGAGGAAGACATGTACAACAATGAGAGCTCAGGACCAGCATTTGAAGAGTTTCTGGATCTGCTCGGGGAGCGGGTGCGGCTGAAGGGCTGGGAGAAATACCGAGCTCAGCTGGACAACAGGA CGGACTCAACTGGAACGCACTCCCTCTACACGCGCTACCAGGACTATGAGATTATGTTTCATGTGTCCACTATGCTACCCTACACGGCTAACAAcacacagcag TTGCTGCGGAAGCGGCACATCGGTAACGACATAGTCACGATCGTGTTCCAGGAGCCAGGCGCTCTGCCCTTTACTCCAAAGTCCATCCGCTCCCATTTCCAACACGTCTTCATCATCGTTCAGGTTCACGAGCCCTGCACTGACAACACCTACTACAG aATCGCTGTAACACGCTCTAAAGACATCCCATTATTTGGCCCCCTGTTCCCTAAGGGGGCCCGATTCCCTCGCTCGCTTGCCTTCAGAGACTTCCTCCTGGCGAAGGCAGTGAACGCTGAAAACGCTGCTGAGAAGTCTGAGAAGTTTCGCTCCATGGCCACGCGCACGCGGCAGGAATACCTGAAGGACCTGGCGGAAAACTATGTCACCACCACACCCATTGACTCCTCCACCAAGTTCCCCCTGCTTTCTCTGGGTGGCAAGCGCAAGGACAAGCTGAAGGGCGCTAAAGGAGCAGAGCTGCACAGCGCCGGGGCGCTGGTGTGGGCGGTGATGGTCAGCAACAGAGATGAGTCAGAGACAGCAGAGCTTAGGCTCCCCTGTCTGCTCGGGGTGTCAGCCGAGTCAGTGGTGCTCATTGAGAGGTACACACGCAGGGTGGTGTTTAACTGCTCATGTCGGGATGTCATTGGCTGGAAGGCAGTGATAGAGACTAAAGAGGGGGGGCCCTGCTTGGATATCTTCTATGAACGCGGGGACTCTGTGTCCATCGCTGCGATGGAGAGCCAGTCAGAGGACATCCGAGAGGTGGTGCAGAGGCTGGAG CTGGTTACGCGAGGCTGTGAGGCGCTGGAGGTCACCCCTCTGCGTGACGGCGTGGGCCAACCTGGCTTCCTGATGAACGAGGAGGGCTTTGTGACAGAGCTGCAGCGGTTCTGCTACGCCGAGAGCGGGGGCCTGCAGCTGTGGGCTCGTGTGGTGAGGCTGTGCGGACACTCGCTCGTTCACCTGAGCCCAGAGGAAAGGACGAGGCTCCTCCGCACTGCGCACAAGATCCACATCACTGTCATCCCACCCGACGAGAACGGCAAGCCTCGCAG AAGTTTCTCCGAGCTATATCAGAAAGCCATTAAGGACGCAGAGTGCAAGCCCGGTGAGGATCAGTCCGGAGAGGCCTGGGTGCTGGAcgagagggaagaagaggaggaggaggaggaggaagagcaggaggaggtgaatgAGGCCGAGCTGAAGATGAGCGGGGTTGATCAGCCGGACACAGTGGAGGTGCAGCTGGAGGCCGGAGAGGGCGAAGAGCTGTCGTATGATAAAGGCCAAAATCAGAAAGATCATGGCTCGGTCCTCCTCACGCCGCCCAGCTTACCCTTGTTACGAGCCACTTCTCTGCAGGACCAACCGGCCAATCAGACCCAGGAGGACAGCGCTCAGCAGATTACACGTAGCATCTCTCTGGAAAGACAGTCGTCCTTCGGTGATGCAAGTGACGG GCACGTGTACGACAACATTAGGGTGAAGGCGGAACGCCACATCTATGAGAACGTCGGAGAGCTGAGGGACACTACGCCTGATCTGATCCTGGCCGTCAAACCCAAGGCTGCCCTGGAGGACGAGCAG TTCATGGGGACTGAGTTTGACGATGACAAAGCTTCGGCGAGTGActcctctctctcatcttctcGGTTGTCATGTGACCGGGCAGAAAGAAATTCGCGAGCCCTAAGTCTTCATAACTCCATCACCAAGA TTCTCTCGGAGACCACAGACTCGACTGAGGAGGAGTGGCAGTCCATCGCTGACCTGGCCACGGCCTGCCGCAGCATCCTGGAGGCTTTGTCGCGAGAGG ACCGCAAAGCCGGAGACCCCTCCCAAGCTGGAGCTGACCAGACTGACGGCAAGCTGAGAGACTCGAAGGAGAG TGACTCTCCAGGCCACCTAGAAGAGAAGGTATCGCAGCTGGAGGCCAtgctgaagaagctgcaggatgACCTGCAAAAG
- the zmp:0000001168 gene encoding signal-induced proliferation-associated protein 1 isoform X4, translating into MQSDDLFIRKFRRQNVRPPIAAVNFDHKREASVVEWPPRRDGDGAEADSLTPSRVGLNLRSVGRGHIMQRSNSDVTLGDLDSSGKAGGKAVRAVGEKVGAAQGDSGVLLHREYGSLSSLERQTQAQEPSAHDQGPMSPNALRFKDPFLLLGLHGDPPEPDGFFRGLSSSTGDSPKPAKPPKPEGLSKKSKPVAPQIPQPGPYDNLGGGAWVRNFAHYDVQSILFDLTEAATNRDSIGRKKNITSGASAASQLRPLSQSTPSSPAQGGGGNGGNADDPEQSLLDEGDGNDNELLLSCPHFRNETGGEEQVGLGRSQGRRGLWSSLRTPNDAVSVLEEPRESHVQQQGKSNYFIEHADLGAHYYRKYFYMKEHQNFFGMDDRLGPVAISFRREEKEASSGAQYNYRIIFRTTEMKTLRGSIMEESVPSAARHTTPRGLSPKRLLEFIMPELNLHCLRLASNSPKVRDTLLKLDEQGLNFQRKVGVMYCRAGQSSEEDMYNNESSGPAFEEFLDLLGERVRLKGWEKYRAQLDNRTDSTGTHSLYTRYQDYEIMFHVSTMLPYTANNTQQLLRKRHIGNDIVTIVFQEPGALPFTPKSIRSHFQHVFIIVQVHEPCTDNTYYRIAVTRSKDIPLFGPLFPKGARFPRSLAFRDFLLAKAVNAENAAEKSEKFRSMATRTRQEYLKDLAENYVTTTPIDSSTKFPLLSLGGKRKDKLKGAKGAELHSAGALVWAVMVSNRDESETAELRLPCLLGVSAESVVLIERYTRRVVFNCSCRDVIGWKAVIETKEGGPCLDIFYERGDSVSIAAMESQSEDIREVVQRLELVTRGCEALEVTPLRDGVGQPGFLMNEEGFVTELQRFCYAESGGLQLWARVVRLCGHSLVHLSPEERTRLLRTAHKIHITVIPPDENGKPRRSFSELYQKAIKDAECKPGEDQSGEAWVLDEREEEEEEEEEEQEEVNEAELKMSGVDQPDTVEVQLEAGEGEELSYDKGQNQKDHGSVLLTPPSLPLLRATSLQDQPANQTQEDSAQQITRSISLERQSSFGDASDGHVYDNIRVKAERHIYENVGELRDTTPDLILAVKPKAALEDEQFMGTEFDDDKASASDSSLSSSRLSCDRAERNSRALSLHNSITKILSETTDSTEEEWQSIADLATACRSILEALSREDRKAGDPSQAGADQTDGKLRDSKERPPRREGIAAGGHAEEAAG; encoded by the exons ATGCAGTCAGATGACCTCTTCATACGGAAGTTTCGCCGTCAGAACGTGCGGCCCCCTATTGCCGCCGTCAACTTTGACCACAAAAGAGAAGCAAGTGTAGTGGAGTGGCCACCCAGGAGGGATGGTGATGGAGCGGAGGCAGACAGTCTCACCCCCAGCCGTGTGGGGCTGAACTTGCGGTCTGTGGGCCGGGGCCACATCATGCAAAGAAGTAACAGCGATGTAACCTTAGGAGACTTGGACTCCTCCGGGAAGGCAGGGGGGAAAGCAGTCCGTGCTGTTGGTGAGAAGGTGGGTGCAGCTCAGGGGGACTCAGGGGTGCTTCTACACAGGGAATATGGCAGCCTGTCGTCACTGGAGAGGCAGACTCAAGCCCAAGAACCGAGCGCACATGACCAGGGGCCCATGAGTCCGAATGCCCTCCGATTCAAAGATCCCTTCCTTCTTTTAGGACTGCACGGTGACCCCCCAGAGCCTGATGGGTTCTTCCGGGGTTTGTCCAGTTCCACAGGGGACTCTCCAAAACCTGCCAAGCCACCAAAACCTGAAGGTCTTAGTAAGAAGTCCAAACCTGTGGCCCCTCAGATCCCTCAACCAGGCCCTTATGACAACCTTGGGGGCGGAGCCTGGGTGAGGAACTTTGCCCACTATGATGTTCAGAGCATCCTGTTTGACCTCACCGAGGCTGCCACAAATAGAGACAGCATTGGACGGAAAAAGAACATCACCTCAGGGGCTTCAGCTGCCTCCCAGCTGCGCCCCCTCTCTCAGTCCACCCCTTCCTCACCTGCACAGGGTGGGGGAGGCAACGGGGGGAATGCAGATGACCCTGAGCAGTCACTGCTGGATGAAGGGGATGGCAATGATAACGAGCTCCTCCTCAGCTGTCCCCATTTCCGCAATGAGACAGGGGGAGAAGAGCAGGTGGGCTTGGGTCGATCCCAGGGCAGGAGGGGACTCTGGTCAAGCCTGCGAACTCCCAACGATGCAGTTTCGGTCCTAGAGGAGCCCAGAGAAAGCCACGTCCAACAGCAGGGCAAGAGCAACTACTTCATAGAGCATGCTGATCTGGGAGCCCATTACTATCGCAAATATTTCTACATGAAAG AACATCAGAATTTCTTTGGAATGGATGATCGACTTGGTCCAGTGGCCATCAGTTTCCGTCGGGAGGAGAAGGAAGCATCCAGCGGAGCTCAGTACAATTACAGAATCATCTTCCGCACCACAGAG ATGAAGACCCTGCGAGGCTCCATCATGGAGGAGTCGGTGCCCTCTGCTGCTCGTCACACAACGCCCAGGGGCTTGTCTCCCAAGAGGCTGCTTGAGTTCATCATGCCTGAACTGAACCTGCACTGCCTTCGCTTGGCCTCCAACTCCCCCAAGGTCAGGGACACCCTGCTCAAGCTGGATGAACAGGGG CTGAACTTCCAGAGAAAGGTTGGCGTGATGTACTGCCGGGCCGGGCAGAGCTCAGAGGAAGACATGTACAACAATGAGAGCTCAGGACCAGCATTTGAAGAGTTTCTGGATCTGCTCGGGGAGCGGGTGCGGCTGAAGGGCTGGGAGAAATACCGAGCTCAGCTGGACAACAGGA CGGACTCAACTGGAACGCACTCCCTCTACACGCGCTACCAGGACTATGAGATTATGTTTCATGTGTCCACTATGCTACCCTACACGGCTAACAAcacacagcag TTGCTGCGGAAGCGGCACATCGGTAACGACATAGTCACGATCGTGTTCCAGGAGCCAGGCGCTCTGCCCTTTACTCCAAAGTCCATCCGCTCCCATTTCCAACACGTCTTCATCATCGTTCAGGTTCACGAGCCCTGCACTGACAACACCTACTACAG aATCGCTGTAACACGCTCTAAAGACATCCCATTATTTGGCCCCCTGTTCCCTAAGGGGGCCCGATTCCCTCGCTCGCTTGCCTTCAGAGACTTCCTCCTGGCGAAGGCAGTGAACGCTGAAAACGCTGCTGAGAAGTCTGAGAAGTTTCGCTCCATGGCCACGCGCACGCGGCAGGAATACCTGAAGGACCTGGCGGAAAACTATGTCACCACCACACCCATTGACTCCTCCACCAAGTTCCCCCTGCTTTCTCTGGGTGGCAAGCGCAAGGACAAGCTGAAGGGCGCTAAAGGAGCAGAGCTGCACAGCGCCGGGGCGCTGGTGTGGGCGGTGATGGTCAGCAACAGAGATGAGTCAGAGACAGCAGAGCTTAGGCTCCCCTGTCTGCTCGGGGTGTCAGCCGAGTCAGTGGTGCTCATTGAGAGGTACACACGCAGGGTGGTGTTTAACTGCTCATGTCGGGATGTCATTGGCTGGAAGGCAGTGATAGAGACTAAAGAGGGGGGGCCCTGCTTGGATATCTTCTATGAACGCGGGGACTCTGTGTCCATCGCTGCGATGGAGAGCCAGTCAGAGGACATCCGAGAGGTGGTGCAGAGGCTGGAG CTGGTTACGCGAGGCTGTGAGGCGCTGGAGGTCACCCCTCTGCGTGACGGCGTGGGCCAACCTGGCTTCCTGATGAACGAGGAGGGCTTTGTGACAGAGCTGCAGCGGTTCTGCTACGCCGAGAGCGGGGGCCTGCAGCTGTGGGCTCGTGTGGTGAGGCTGTGCGGACACTCGCTCGTTCACCTGAGCCCAGAGGAAAGGACGAGGCTCCTCCGCACTGCGCACAAGATCCACATCACTGTCATCCCACCCGACGAGAACGGCAAGCCTCGCAG AAGTTTCTCCGAGCTATATCAGAAAGCCATTAAGGACGCAGAGTGCAAGCCCGGTGAGGATCAGTCCGGAGAGGCCTGGGTGCTGGAcgagagggaagaagaggaggaggaggaggaggaagagcaggaggaggtgaatgAGGCCGAGCTGAAGATGAGCGGGGTTGATCAGCCGGACACAGTGGAGGTGCAGCTGGAGGCCGGAGAGGGCGAAGAGCTGTCGTATGATAAAGGCCAAAATCAGAAAGATCATGGCTCGGTCCTCCTCACGCCGCCCAGCTTACCCTTGTTACGAGCCACTTCTCTGCAGGACCAACCGGCCAATCAGACCCAGGAGGACAGCGCTCAGCAGATTACACGTAGCATCTCTCTGGAAAGACAGTCGTCCTTCGGTGATGCAAGTGACGG GCACGTGTACGACAACATTAGGGTGAAGGCGGAACGCCACATCTATGAGAACGTCGGAGAGCTGAGGGACACTACGCCTGATCTGATCCTGGCCGTCAAACCCAAGGCTGCCCTGGAGGACGAGCAG TTCATGGGGACTGAGTTTGACGATGACAAAGCTTCGGCGAGTGActcctctctctcatcttctcGGTTGTCATGTGACCGGGCAGAAAGAAATTCGCGAGCCCTAAGTCTTCATAACTCCATCACCAAGA TTCTCTCGGAGACCACAGACTCGACTGAGGAGGAGTGGCAGTCCATCGCTGACCTGGCCACGGCCTGCCGCAGCATCCTGGAGGCTTTGTCGCGAGAGG ACCGCAAAGCCGGAGACCCCTCCCAAGCTGGAGCTGACCAGACTGACGGCAAGCTGAGAGACTCGAAGGAGAG GCCACCTAGAAGAGAAGGTATCGCAGCTGGAGGCCAtgctgaagaagctgcaggatgA